In one Oligoflexus sp. genomic region, the following are encoded:
- a CDS encoding transporter substrate-binding domain-containing protein → MKWLWITMLCILSASVRAGTLPSKITVGTDDMRPWVDRDAPEFGIIARIVSRAFGLVQIQLHFEWVPWKRLFHPIHGQAFDAVFPMGYNDERARIFLYSDELIKLDRVACHRKDQPFVWTAAEDFRGKKIAFRRGAHFGPLYTQLLERNLASFIEADSDLSMIKMLLAKRIDLFFCQPREIKQSMQTYVNAGLLEAGEMSQVVTKGKPILSAPLHVGFPRRTSGGQDSVLSIQLRDRFNKGLARLKAAEPQLFLFEQY, encoded by the coding sequence ATGAAATGGCTCTGGATCACGATGCTGTGCATCCTCTCGGCATCTGTCCGGGCGGGGACTCTGCCTTCAAAAATCACCGTAGGCACGGACGATATGCGGCCCTGGGTGGATCGTGATGCGCCGGAGTTCGGTATCATCGCCCGCATCGTCAGCCGAGCTTTTGGACTGGTTCAAATCCAGCTCCATTTCGAATGGGTGCCTTGGAAACGGCTCTTTCATCCCATCCACGGCCAGGCTTTCGATGCGGTTTTCCCCATGGGATACAATGACGAGCGCGCGCGGATCTTTCTTTACAGCGACGAGCTGATCAAACTCGACCGCGTCGCCTGCCATCGTAAGGATCAGCCCTTTGTCTGGACAGCAGCCGAGGATTTTCGGGGCAAGAAAATAGCTTTCAGACGGGGCGCGCACTTCGGTCCGCTTTACACCCAGCTCCTGGAGCGGAATCTGGCGTCTTTCATTGAAGCGGACAGTGATCTGAGCATGATCAAGATGCTGCTCGCGAAACGCATTGATCTCTTCTTTTGTCAGCCACGGGAAATCAAGCAGAGCATGCAGACTTATGTCAACGCAGGACTGCTGGAGGCAGGCGAGATGAGCCAGGTCGTCACCAAGGGCAAACCCATACTCTCAGCGCCTTTGCATGTGGGCTTTCCACGCCGGACAAGCGGCGGGCAGGACAGCGTCCTCAGCATTCAGCTGCGGGATCGCTTCAATAAGGGTCTTGCAAGACTGAAAGCCGCGGAGCCGCAGCTTTTTCTGTTTGAGCAGTATTAG
- a CDS encoding GNAT family N-acetyltransferase, producing MTHLRPQLSQTIEIIRSIESQCFRSDMRISSDDLQFIVRHQCFVLHEAIGFITYLPIDPGFSDDPDFKESNMIDLYCPESRTLFIFGIAVLPHHQRKNIAYELLSCLPEANCIFTEAVSPSGVAFFERNGFVIMHATSDGQLMRKIGMAAMRSA from the coding sequence ATGACACATTTAAGACCGCAGTTAAGTCAGACGATTGAAATCATTCGCTCGATTGAATCCCAGTGTTTTCGCTCCGATATGCGTATAAGCTCAGACGATTTGCAATTCATAGTCCGCCATCAATGTTTCGTCCTGCATGAGGCGATCGGCTTCATCACCTATTTGCCGATCGACCCCGGGTTTTCCGACGATCCGGACTTTAAAGAGTCGAACATGATCGACCTTTACTGTCCTGAGAGCCGGACCCTTTTCATCTTCGGTATCGCCGTCCTACCTCATCATCAAAGAAAAAACATAGCCTACGAACTGCTCAGCTGCCTGCCGGAAGCGAACTGCATATTCACGGAAGCGGTTTCACCTTCGGGCGTGGCATTCTTCGAGCGGAACGGCTTTGTCATCATGCATGCGACGAGCGACGGTCAGCTGATGCGGAAAATCGGAATGGCGGCGATGCGGAGCGCGTGA
- a CDS encoding DUF488 domain-containing protein has translation MQSVFTIGHSNRELAEFLELLKIHGIDLIVDVRKMPRSRTNPQFNGPELAEVLQSEGRAYAHLESLTGFRRGAKLVTENAWENKSFQAFASYMETPEFAAGLETLMDLATEKTVAVMCSEAVWWRCHRRMIADAMLARGWEVRHILSKSAAPQHELSKIARVYEGRVTYPPVPGAPVVRDKTKVTRGAPKKKRPDPSLKD, from the coding sequence ATGCAAAGCGTTTTCACAATAGGGCATTCCAATCGTGAGCTGGCGGAATTTCTGGAACTTCTGAAGATTCATGGCATTGACTTGATTGTGGATGTTCGCAAAATGCCGCGCTCGCGCACCAACCCTCAATTCAATGGCCCTGAACTGGCCGAGGTTCTGCAGTCGGAAGGTAGGGCTTATGCGCATCTGGAAAGCCTTACCGGATTTCGCCGGGGAGCAAAGCTCGTGACAGAAAACGCTTGGGAAAATAAATCCTTCCAGGCCTTTGCCAGCTATATGGAAACGCCTGAATTCGCGGCTGGCCTTGAGACCCTGATGGACCTTGCCACCGAAAAAACCGTTGCCGTCATGTGCTCCGAGGCCGTCTGGTGGCGCTGTCATCGGCGTATGATAGCTGATGCCATGCTCGCCAGGGGTTGGGAGGTCCGGCACATCCTCTCGAAAAGCGCAGCCCCGCAGCACGAACTTTCGAAAATTGCCAGAGTTTACGAGGGCCGGGTGACCTATCCCCCCGTTCCAGGGGCTCCGGTTGTACGGGATAAGACCAAGGTAACCCGAGGCGCGCCCAAGAAGAAACGCCCGGATCCATCTTTGAAAGATTAA
- a CDS encoding PQQ-binding-like beta-propeller repeat protein, with amino-acid sequence MLQSLRIFYLSFLLLMAKPGLAQDLFSSFENGPSNWTGEAVTGGPWSVTEWSAFGRSSLKADIQLAPGASYSIKLSRPQDLSAYGWISAVVTRSWWGDFGDGLFARLYVKTGANWEWHEGVTVPVAPSFSQFYYAHDTVLDLNLAGIPQLNDVREIGVQFFSGASAQGKAAIYVGHMTLTAKQDREAFPSWIWPQSAVDDGFGRYFSVGPQSVAQLNPKDGTLGWERKFPESVRAFFPKTYANEALYLVGQGTVWALDRGSGALKWSRSIPPQAYVEVVNDQEQGIYLYVFDGNERQLHAIDKRDGRTLWDIEGIELSSLASDQAGTLYAKNGVVVVLAEDTVQHTHAVAGVDKATGHWVWSYSDGLGSSFRLYATEDESRELYIYAAGGSRSYVRRMEGDKGRPLWIYEGREPFTLESTAAAGRQLLLRMSQTLVALDRASGQETWSYDAGGFFTLSQDKEKRVYVRVWQDSREKVVALNPNGAVRWQYVSAGGFLNIDAQHVYLVENTPSSRQVAFLNPESGDVLWSHRSTAESLWIWNEGETYLMVEDNRFTALNPSTGAGLWTFTGTNTTQVLQADSKNVYFITQDRSYSRPPRVTAVGRSRGELRWNFQSGANLGGLILGASRGAEAQGLVLFQYIVGSKFPITQGVIALPQVLPRR; translated from the coding sequence ATGCTGCAATCATTGCGTATTTTTTATCTGTCTTTTTTGCTCCTGATGGCAAAGCCAGGCCTTGCTCAGGATCTCTTCTCTAGCTTCGAAAATGGCCCATCGAATTGGACGGGGGAAGCGGTGACCGGGGGGCCCTGGTCGGTGACGGAGTGGAGCGCCTTTGGTCGCAGCTCATTGAAAGCCGATATACAGCTGGCTCCTGGCGCTTCCTACAGCATCAAGCTGAGCCGTCCGCAGGATCTAAGCGCTTATGGCTGGATCAGTGCGGTCGTCACCCGCAGCTGGTGGGGTGATTTTGGTGATGGTCTTTTCGCAAGGCTCTATGTGAAGACCGGTGCGAACTGGGAATGGCACGAGGGAGTGACCGTTCCGGTCGCGCCGTCCTTCTCTCAATTCTATTACGCGCATGATACGGTGCTCGATCTGAATCTCGCTGGAATTCCCCAGCTGAATGATGTGCGTGAAATCGGCGTTCAATTCTTTTCGGGGGCATCGGCCCAGGGCAAGGCCGCGATTTACGTCGGGCACATGACCCTGACAGCGAAACAAGACCGGGAAGCATTCCCGTCCTGGATATGGCCGCAGTCTGCGGTGGATGATGGTTTCGGACGTTATTTTTCCGTGGGCCCCCAAAGCGTTGCGCAGCTGAATCCGAAGGATGGGACTCTCGGTTGGGAACGAAAGTTCCCGGAAAGCGTGCGCGCATTTTTCCCCAAGACATATGCTAACGAAGCGCTTTATCTGGTGGGCCAGGGCACGGTGTGGGCCTTGGATCGTGGAAGCGGAGCTTTGAAGTGGAGCCGTTCGATTCCACCCCAGGCTTATGTTGAGGTGGTCAACGATCAGGAGCAGGGCATTTACCTTTATGTTTTTGATGGCAATGAACGTCAGCTGCATGCGATTGATAAACGGGATGGAAGAACGCTTTGGGACATCGAGGGTATTGAGCTTTCCAGTCTTGCCAGCGATCAGGCCGGCACGCTTTACGCAAAGAACGGTGTGGTCGTGGTCCTGGCCGAGGATACAGTGCAGCATACTCATGCTGTGGCGGGTGTGGATAAAGCCACAGGGCACTGGGTATGGAGTTATTCGGATGGTCTCGGGTCCTCGTTCCGACTTTATGCGACCGAGGATGAGTCGCGGGAACTTTACATCTATGCCGCAGGAGGAAGCCGTTCCTACGTTCGTCGCATGGAAGGTGATAAGGGACGGCCTCTTTGGATCTACGAAGGCCGGGAACCCTTCACGCTGGAATCGACTGCTGCTGCGGGTCGGCAGCTGCTTTTAAGGATGTCGCAGACTTTGGTGGCCTTGGACCGTGCTTCAGGTCAGGAAACCTGGTCCTATGATGCCGGTGGTTTTTTCACGCTTTCCCAGGATAAGGAAAAACGCGTTTACGTTCGGGTCTGGCAGGATTCGCGGGAAAAAGTCGTGGCTTTGAATCCGAATGGTGCTGTGCGTTGGCAGTATGTGTCGGCCGGCGGCTTTTTGAATATCGACGCGCAGCATGTCTATCTTGTGGAGAATACGCCCAGCTCGCGTCAGGTTGCTTTCCTCAATCCCGAAAGCGGCGACGTCCTGTGGTCGCATCGCAGCACGGCTGAATCGCTTTGGATTTGGAATGAAGGGGAGACTTACCTTATGGTCGAGGATAATCGCTTCACCGCTCTGAATCCTTCTACAGGGGCCGGACTATGGACTTTCACGGGAACCAACACGACCCAGGTGCTGCAGGCGGATTCCAAAAATGTCTACTTCATCACGCAGGATCGATCCTATAGCCGTCCGCCGCGCGTTACTGCGGTGGGGCGTTCCCGTGGTGAGCTGCGCTGGAACTTTCAATCAGGCGCCAATTTAGGCGGGCTCATCCTGGGCGCAAGTCGCGGAGCGGAGGCCCAGGGGCTTGTTCTTTTTCAGTATATAGTCGGCAGCAAGTTTCCCATCACCCAAGGGGTCATTGCATTGCCGCAGGTTTTGCCGCGGCGCTGA
- a CDS encoding HAMP domain-containing sensor histidine kinase: MLKAPIPSNDEERLKELLEYRILDTEPESAYDELSELASMICKAPIALVTLVDRERQWFKSKKGITDKELPRETSFCGHAIHQSDIFIIRDSRKDLRFHNNPFVESGLVRFYAGVPLVTPLGHALGTLCIIDQKPRDLSPEQIAALKTLAKQVSRNLELHRSLINLNEKYSEIKALSKVVTQQKAELIEAAKFVAMGTLASGMAHEINNPLAVIHGIQRRIAVMIEKGLDKDKLKELIGTLDIMVQRITGITKGLLEYSRENGKEAFATISVKDILDKSLGLCRQRLEKCQIQIQLPPDVEGEVTVQPMQIAQVLMHLINNAHDAILHAGEKWIKIEVQDYADRISLIVMDSGKGIPAEVAERIMEPFFTTKDIGEGTGLGLSIAKGIAESHHGKLYLDMKSPHTKFVLELPKAEAPASMDAS; encoded by the coding sequence GTGCTGAAAGCTCCCATACCCAGCAATGACGAGGAACGTTTAAAGGAACTGCTGGAATACAGGATTCTGGATACGGAACCCGAATCGGCCTACGATGAACTGAGTGAACTGGCTTCCATGATTTGCAAGGCCCCCATAGCGCTCGTCACTCTGGTGGATCGCGAGCGGCAATGGTTCAAGTCGAAAAAGGGCATAACGGACAAAGAACTGCCGCGGGAAACGTCCTTCTGCGGTCATGCCATTCATCAAAGCGATATCTTCATCATCCGCGATTCCCGAAAGGATCTGCGCTTTCACAATAATCCTTTCGTCGAGTCCGGGCTGGTGCGATTCTATGCGGGCGTTCCATTGGTGACTCCTCTTGGCCATGCCCTCGGCACCCTCTGCATAATAGATCAGAAGCCTCGCGACCTGAGCCCCGAGCAGATCGCGGCTTTGAAAACCCTGGCGAAGCAGGTTAGCCGAAACCTTGAACTGCACCGCAGCCTGATCAATCTCAATGAGAAATATTCCGAGATCAAAGCCCTGTCCAAGGTCGTGACGCAGCAGAAAGCAGAACTCATCGAAGCCGCGAAATTCGTGGCCATGGGCACGCTGGCCTCGGGGATGGCCCATGAGATCAATAACCCGCTCGCCGTGATTCACGGTATTCAGCGCCGCATCGCGGTCATGATCGAAAAGGGTTTGGATAAGGACAAGTTGAAAGAGCTGATCGGCACCCTTGATATCATGGTGCAAAGAATAACGGGCATCACCAAAGGGCTGCTCGAATATTCGCGGGAAAACGGCAAAGAAGCGTTCGCCACCATCAGCGTCAAGGACATCCTCGATAAATCCCTGGGCCTTTGTCGGCAGCGCCTGGAAAAATGCCAGATCCAAATCCAGCTGCCGCCTGATGTGGAAGGTGAAGTGACTGTGCAGCCGATGCAGATCGCCCAGGTTCTGATGCATCTCATCAACAACGCCCACGATGCGATCCTTCACGCAGGTGAGAAGTGGATCAAGATCGAAGTGCAGGATTATGCCGACCGGATCAGCCTGATCGTCATGGATAGCGGCAAGGGCATACCTGCCGAGGTCGCCGAGCGCATCATGGAACCCTTCTTTACGACCAAAGACATCGGCGAGGGGACAGGACTGGGGCTCAGCATTGCCAAGGGCATAGCCGAGTCCCATCACGGAAAGCTTTACCTGGATATGAAATCGCCGCACACGAAATTCGTGCTTGAACTGCCCAAGGCCGAGGCGCCGGCGTCGATGGACGCCAGCTAG
- a CDS encoding SOS response-associated peptidase family protein, protein MCYSALVKRWTDKNSGLPIMVRDQSDLYERASAEDPKKFPPLRERIYPGSYGPVAHHGSEGKLLSELMRYGAYPPHNIPNPKRYTTFNARRDNLTSPFWSVGFMKHHGFVVLEAFYEWVAVKDLLKAGVVTLSQVKAEFEKQAEERKARILAAGKKYKPTPTELKDPRLRQIVIEFKPDDGQLLLVPTIFSYSEEGEGFDGGRDVGFAMITDVPTPEIENAGHDRCPVILEKHEIEQWLDPRSMKAEDFLELLNNRKKPMFEHRLAEAA, encoded by the coding sequence ATGTGCTACTCCGCCTTGGTAAAACGATGGACTGACAAAAACAGCGGATTGCCCATCATGGTGCGGGATCAGAGCGATCTTTATGAAAGAGCCTCGGCCGAGGATCCTAAGAAATTTCCGCCGCTTCGGGAGCGGATCTACCCAGGTTCCTATGGGCCTGTCGCGCATCATGGCAGCGAAGGCAAACTGCTGTCCGAGCTGATGCGCTACGGGGCCTATCCCCCTCACAATATTCCAAATCCTAAACGATATACGACATTCAATGCGCGGCGCGATAATCTGACGAGCCCTTTCTGGTCGGTCGGATTCATGAAACACCACGGCTTTGTCGTTTTGGAAGCCTTCTATGAATGGGTGGCCGTCAAGGATCTCCTGAAAGCGGGTGTTGTCACCCTGTCCCAGGTCAAAGCGGAATTCGAAAAGCAGGCCGAGGAGCGTAAAGCCCGAATCCTGGCGGCCGGTAAAAAATATAAGCCCACCCCCACCGAGCTTAAGGATCCGCGTCTGAGGCAGATCGTGATCGAGTTCAAGCCGGATGATGGCCAGCTGCTCCTGGTGCCCACCATCTTTTCGTATTCCGAGGAAGGCGAGGGTTTTGATGGCGGACGCGACGTGGGTTTCGCCATGATCACCGATGTTCCGACTCCGGAGATTGAAAATGCGGGGCATGATCGCTGCCCGGTGATTTTGGAAAAGCATGAGATCGAACAGTGGCTCGATCCACGTTCGATGAAGGCTGAGGATTTTCTGGAACTATTGAACAATCGGAAGAAGCCGATGTTCGAACACAGGCTCGCCGAAGCCGCTTAA
- a CDS encoding serine protease, with product MWKKIGLFISLALAFGSVSHAQSNPIKKTFQYSVVEVLIDRPKDDQAELNRPIPLQKIPFKQRTDKFISIGTAWFINDKELFSAAHVFPANFLPFTQNFYVRTIFGEVFPVDAVTLYSNRFDIISFTLKAYPKRVVPISVVKTYAIGDDVCVPGNALGQGISLRCGGQISSLAPEPRNGEWKEIFFSTPVSPGNSGGPLIDAGGRALGIVVRKIQGEDLNIATPFNELTKLKTRLEYVEKDLGFQNKIVQPLYAKSDLSIGSNQPMPLMDWLRLLAAGTNDHLLKMARAYENSWLKNGVMTSRPARNYYRNPRKGSFFTQVKFVNQDLSLVDGDEGELEKYRKTKRRVILQRIAEKPLFFISRNRGERLDALLNNPKELMNSVLSTGRVLSRKIVDEELFYTSLGQPSLSTLITDLQGRNWIMHSWKLNEIETTAALLCTPRPSDVACFYHTHESLLTPETVAAMFRVDISELTLSYAGSSSDWVEFLGPANRLRPAFMAGVSILRADGKVRIAAQELSIASPGAAAPGGNDSIVMTFSPDPMNPLRQTAYAVSYIPNLAERIIVSAMKVYKAGSTAAEMNAWAASGGIFRTKGGKYMAARLIDQKNSNVAFMGYMYGDEEKKLNRFWKSIEFRVNAPVALVDRN from the coding sequence ATGTGGAAGAAAATCGGACTGTTCATCTCCCTGGCCTTGGCTTTTGGCAGCGTGAGTCATGCGCAGTCGAATCCCATCAAAAAAACCTTCCAGTATTCGGTGGTCGAGGTCCTGATCGATCGCCCCAAGGATGATCAGGCGGAACTGAATCGGCCGATTCCCCTGCAGAAGATCCCCTTCAAGCAGCGGACTGATAAATTCATTTCGATCGGCACGGCCTGGTTCATCAACGACAAGGAACTGTTCTCGGCCGCTCATGTGTTTCCGGCGAATTTTCTTCCCTTCACGCAAAACTTTTACGTGCGCACCATCTTTGGCGAGGTGTTTCCGGTTGATGCCGTGACGCTCTATTCCAATCGCTTCGATATCATCAGCTTCACGCTGAAGGCCTATCCGAAACGGGTCGTACCCATCTCGGTGGTCAAAACCTATGCGATCGGTGATGACGTCTGCGTCCCAGGCAACGCCCTGGGTCAAGGCATCAGCCTTCGCTGCGGTGGCCAGATCTCCTCGCTCGCCCCCGAGCCCAGGAATGGCGAATGGAAGGAGATCTTCTTTTCGACGCCGGTCAGCCCCGGCAATTCCGGTGGCCCTTTGATCGACGCGGGCGGCCGTGCCCTTGGGATTGTCGTGCGCAAGATCCAGGGCGAGGATCTGAACATCGCCACGCCTTTCAATGAACTCACGAAGCTGAAGACCCGGCTCGAATATGTGGAAAAGGACCTTGGGTTTCAGAACAAGATCGTGCAGCCTCTTTACGCAAAAAGCGACCTTTCCATCGGTTCCAACCAGCCCATGCCGCTGATGGACTGGCTGCGTCTTCTTGCGGCCGGGACCAATGATCATTTGCTGAAAATGGCCCGCGCTTATGAAAATTCCTGGCTTAAAAACGGGGTTATGACCTCGCGGCCGGCACGGAATTACTATCGCAATCCGCGCAAGGGCTCCTTCTTCACCCAGGTGAAGTTTGTGAACCAGGATCTATCGCTTGTGGATGGTGATGAGGGTGAATTGGAAAAATACCGGAAGACCAAGCGCCGGGTCATCCTGCAAAGAATCGCCGAAAAACCGCTGTTCTTCATCAGCCGGAATCGGGGGGAGAGACTCGATGCTCTCTTGAATAATCCCAAGGAGCTGATGAACAGCGTCCTCTCCACCGGCCGTGTCCTTTCGCGCAAGATCGTGGATGAAGAGCTATTCTATACCTCGCTCGGTCAGCCCTCACTTTCGACTCTGATCACAGACCTTCAGGGGCGCAATTGGATCATGCACAGCTGGAAGCTCAATGAGATCGAAACAACAGCCGCTCTTCTTTGCACACCAAGGCCCAGTGATGTCGCCTGCTTTTACCATACCCATGAAAGTCTTCTGACGCCGGAAACGGTCGCAGCGATGTTCCGCGTGGATATTTCTGAGCTGACCTTAAGCTATGCGGGGTCCAGCAGTGATTGGGTCGAGTTCCTTGGACCCGCGAATCGTTTAAGGCCAGCGTTCATGGCCGGAGTTTCGATTCTGCGGGCTGATGGGAAAGTCAGGATCGCGGCCCAGGAACTTTCCATAGCATCACCGGGCGCCGCCGCGCCGGGGGGCAATGATTCGATCGTGATGACCTTCAGTCCCGATCCTATGAATCCTCTGCGGCAGACAGCTTATGCCGTCTCTTACATTCCGAATCTTGCCGAGCGCATTATCGTATCGGCGATGAAAGTCTATAAAGCCGGCAGCACGGCGGCCGAGATGAACGCCTGGGCGGCCAGCGGTGGAATTTTCCGCACCAAAGGCGGCAAGTACATGGCCGCCCGCCTCATAGACCAGAAAAATTCCAACGTGGCCTTCATGGGCTATATGTATGGGGATGAAGAAAAGAAACTCAATCGCTTCTGGAAAAGCATTGAATTTCGCGTCAATGCACCCGTAGCCCTCGTGGATCGCAATTAA
- a CDS encoding LamG domain-containing protein, with translation MRSPLSFILLVLIVLTSRAQASAYDDLILSHKPRLYLTLGSLTRTTFEPDLSGNGHRALRFPQNWTPDARLPNGDRATVFDGRSQYLEVASHAHLSVPTTGSLTLETWIRPDTLQFPASQDGYVHFAGKGEPGAQEYVFRMYNRASDRPSRISAYAFNPDGGLGSGSYFQDSVTVGEWIHVAAVINTQSSAAYPDGYVKIYKNGQLRDTDSLRDYSIEPVAGNAPLRIGTRDLNSFFQGAIAKFAVYGYELSAAALAQHVKAMRSKPRPPIGRVDGLDEVFQPQ, from the coding sequence ATGCGCAGCCCACTCAGCTTTATTCTGTTGGTTCTCATTGTATTGACTTCACGCGCTCAGGCCTCGGCTTATGATGATTTGATTCTGAGCCATAAACCTCGCCTCTACCTCACGCTGGGATCTTTGACCAGAACCACCTTCGAGCCCGACCTGTCCGGCAATGGGCATCGCGCCTTGCGTTTTCCCCAGAATTGGACCCCGGACGCGCGTCTGCCCAACGGTGATCGCGCTACGGTATTCGATGGGCGTTCGCAGTATTTGGAAGTGGCGAGCCATGCTCATCTTTCGGTGCCGACGACAGGGAGTTTGACTTTGGAAACGTGGATACGTCCGGACACGCTTCAGTTTCCTGCCTCGCAGGATGGCTACGTTCACTTTGCTGGTAAGGGCGAGCCCGGTGCGCAGGAGTATGTTTTCCGCATGTATAACAGGGCGAGCGATCGACCTAGCCGCATCTCCGCCTATGCCTTCAATCCCGATGGCGGCCTTGGTTCAGGTTCCTATTTCCAGGACAGCGTGACCGTAGGGGAATGGATTCATGTGGCGGCCGTGATCAACACGCAGTCATCGGCCGCCTATCCTGATGGCTATGTGAAGATCTATAAAAACGGCCAGCTGCGTGACACGGATTCCCTCCGCGACTATTCCATTGAACCTGTCGCCGGAAACGCGCCGCTGCGCATCGGCACCCGGGATCTGAATTCATTTTTCCAGGGCGCTATCGCGAAATTCGCGGTCTATGGTTATGAACTGAGTGCGGCAGCGCTCGCGCAGCATGTGAAAGCGATGCGATCCAAACCCCGCCCCCCGATCGGTCGGGTGGATGGCCTGGATGAAGTGTTTCAACCGCAGTAA
- a CDS encoding tetratricopeptide repeat protein: MKKSTLPNFIPQMLGFLFLLSLFVGVLLSLKNPEFQPFEPDHVQAQLPQKSKAHPMTLAPEPERPLVSHPASAPGKADELYQKAVIAARGHADDETARRLLQEALRENPNHIQAADELYASYEARKDWEGALATFQKLESENNAGTSAGLDYGLGRIYLELGHPDQARVRLEEALDSDADNPLIREQLALAYNSMGEREWARREWQRLAQDESAGRASLNAKIKLAEDLFAEGRWAEAEVYAKDVLKQDPNNRLGTLLSQH; encoded by the coding sequence ATGAAAAAGTCGACGCTTCCAAACTTTATTCCTCAAATGCTGGGCTTTTTATTTTTGCTGAGTCTATTCGTTGGCGTTCTGCTCTCTTTGAAAAACCCGGAGTTCCAACCTTTTGAGCCTGATCATGTCCAGGCTCAGCTGCCTCAAAAATCCAAGGCGCATCCGATGACCTTGGCTCCTGAACCCGAGCGCCCCCTCGTGTCACACCCTGCATCAGCGCCAGGCAAAGCTGATGAACTTTATCAAAAGGCCGTGATCGCGGCACGGGGCCATGCGGATGATGAGACCGCTCGTCGTCTGCTTCAGGAGGCCCTGCGCGAGAACCCGAACCATATTCAAGCCGCCGACGAGCTTTATGCGAGCTATGAAGCGCGGAAGGATTGGGAAGGGGCTCTGGCCACCTTCCAAAAACTGGAAAGTGAAAACAACGCGGGAACCTCGGCGGGACTTGACTATGGTCTGGGCCGAATCTATTTGGAGCTGGGTCACCCGGATCAGGCGCGGGTCCGCCTGGAGGAGGCCCTTGACTCGGATGCCGATAACCCACTCATCCGCGAGCAGCTGGCCCTGGCCTATAATAGTATGGGCGAAAGGGAATGGGCCCGCCGGGAATGGCAGCGCCTGGCTCAGGATGAGTCCGCTGGCCGTGCGTCCTTGAATGCTAAAATCAAGCTGGCGGAAGATCTTTTTGCGGAAGGGCGCTGGGCCGAGGCGGAAGTTTATGCGAAGGACGTTTTAAAGCAGGATCCCAACAATCGTTTAGGGACCCTGCTGTCTCAGCACTAG